A genomic window from Pocillopora verrucosa isolate sample1 chromosome 7, ASM3666991v2, whole genome shotgun sequence includes:
- the LOC131784571 gene encoding ubiquinone/menaquinone biosynthesis C-methyltransferase UbiE-like, with amino-acid sequence MSNSKDVAKSYQQVSLIQREYGKKLIDDLEIHRGHVILDLGCGTGELSAYLSELVGEDGRVVAVDPDSYRVEVARESHREVKNLAFHEGSSASFPGMGSETYDIVFSNFVLHWIRDKEEAFKNMFQSLKPAGKIVLTYNDRLPSIVSKIYRELQNSESMERMLSKIYFERRSKIEEMCSAAGFEIIKSVDVKMEDQEFENVESLCSFILTTNQGRFVSELATRDKVSRFCAQYTSGENSKPLTVYTDEGDYYCVLIAAKP; translated from the coding sequence ATGTCCAATTCCAAAGATGTTGCAAAGAGTTATCAGCAAGTGTCGCTTATTCAAAGAGAGTATGGAAAAAAACTGATCGACGATTTAGAGATTCATCGCGGACATGTTATCCTAGATTTGGGCTGCGGCACTGGAGAATTGTCTGCGTATCTTTCCGAGCTCGTAGGAGAAGATGGAAGAGTCGTTGCCGTTGATCCCGACAGTTATCGAGTAGAAGTGGCGCGAGAATCACACAGGGAAGTCAAAAATCTCGCATTTCATGAAGGAAGCTCTGCCAGCTTCCCAGGAATGGGCTCGGAGACTTACGACATCGTCTTCTCCAACTTCGTGTTGCACTGGATTCGGGATAAAGAAGAGGCATTCAAGAACATGTTTCAGAGCCTGAAACCAGCAGGGAAAATTGTCCTGACTTACAACGATCGCTTACCTTCCATCGTCAGTAAAATTTATCGTGAACTCCAAAACTCAGAAAGCATGGAACGTATGCTAAGCAAAATCTATTTTGAGAGAAGGTCAAAAATTGAAGAGATGTGTTCGGCTGCAGGATTTGAAATCATAAAAAGTGTCGACGTCAAAATGGAGGATCAGGAGTTCGAAAATGTTGAAAGCTTGTGCTCATTTATCTTGACAACTAATCAAGGCAGGTTTGTTTCAGAGCTAGCCACGAGAGATAAGGTATCGAGGTTTTGTGCTCAGTACACAAGCGGAGAAAATTCTAAACCATTGACAGTTTATACTGATGAAGGAGATTATTACTGTGTATTGATTGCAGCCAAACCATAA
- the LOC131784590 gene encoding ubiquinone/menaquinone biosynthesis C-methyltransferase UbiE-like, translating into MSSSKDLAKSYQQVSLFQREEGKKLIDDVEIHRGHVILDLGCGTGELSAYLSELVGEDGRVVAVDPDSYRVEVARESHREVKNLAFHEGSSASFPGMGLKTYDIVFSNFVFHWIQDKEEAFKNMFRSLKPAGKIVVSYTDRLSSIVSKIYRELQNSESMERMLSKRWFERRANMEEMCSAAGFEIIKSVDVKMDDFEFENVESLCSFILATNQGRFVSELATRDKVSRFCALYTSGENSKPLTVYTDEGDYYCVLIAAKS; encoded by the coding sequence ATGTCTAGTTCCAAAGATCTTGCAAAGAGTTACCAGCAAGTGTCGCTTTTTCAaagagaggaaggaaaaaaactgatcGACGATGTAGAGATTCATCGCGGACATGTTATCCTAGATTTGGGATGCGGCACTGGAGAATTGTCTGCGTATCTTTCCGAGCTCGTAGGAGAAGATGGAAGAGTCGTTGCCGTTGATCCCGACAGTTATCGAGTAGAAGTGGCGCGAGAATCACACAGGGAAGTAAAAAATCTCGCATTTCATGAAGGAAGCTCTGCAAGCTTCCCAGGAATGGGCTTGAAGACTTACGACATCGTCTTCTCCAACTTTGTATTCCATTGGATTCAGGATAAAGAAGAAGCATTCAAGAACATGTTTCGGAGCCTGAAACCAGCTGGAAAAATTGTCGTGAGTTACACCGATCGCTTATCTTCCATCGTCAGTAAAATTTATCGCGAACTTCAAAACTCAGAAAGCATGGAACGTATGTTAAGCAAACGTTGGTTCGAGAGAAGGGCGAACATGGAAGAGATGTGTTCGGCTGCAGGATTCGAAATCATAAAAAGTGTCGACGTCAAAATGGATGATTTTGAGTTCGAAAATGTTGAAAGCTTGTGCTCATTTATCTTGGCAACTAATCAAGGCAGGTTTGTTTCAGAGCTAGCCACGAGAGATAAAGTGTCAAGGTTTTGTGCTCTGTACACAAGCGGAGAAAATTCTAAACCGTTGACGGTGTATACTGACGAAGGAGATTATTACTGCGTATTGATTGCAGCCAAATCATAA